One window of Hujiaoplasma nucleasis genomic DNA carries:
- a CDS encoding amidase family protein produces MKEYTINELYDLLNKGEMTSLDLVEMYLDRINQYDQSGPKINAVGEINPDLYDLARNLDLERKMKGPRSKLHGIPLLIKDNILTKDKMHTRAGSIVLEDYYGSEDAFIVKKLRQAGAIILGKANLSEFAYFMSFDDMPSGYGGYSGQVKNPYSKNIDPLGSSTGSAVSVACNFVPFSIGTETNGSLTAPALMNSIQTIKPSMGLVSRSGIIPISHHQDIAGPMARTVEDLAEVMNVIVDYDQEDLATHQVKDHVFEFTKNLKAPIDDKKIGFIKFTNISYSEEEIEIENHAKQIFRILGADVLELEVEAQSIANFDTLIYDFKVDLNHFLNLYMKDYKVHSLKDIIEFNRKDPEKRMKYGQSIFEAAQATSGTLKEKEYHEKYQENLEKASLLCKLMNDYDLDCITSVKRTSYAPIAGHPVVAVVAKALKDDNPKSLFFNGRTFKDDVLLNIAYHYEKESNKRLSPDLDHIR; encoded by the coding sequence ATGAAAGAATATACTATCAATGAGTTGTATGACTTGCTTAATAAGGGTGAAATGACATCATTAGATTTGGTGGAAATGTATCTTGATAGAATTAATCAATATGATCAGTCTGGGCCAAAGATAAACGCTGTTGGTGAAATCAATCCAGACCTTTATGATTTAGCAAGAAACTTAGACCTTGAAAGAAAGATGAAGGGTCCACGATCAAAACTTCATGGAATTCCTTTGCTTATTAAAGACAATATTTTAACAAAAGATAAAATGCATACAAGGGCTGGTTCTATAGTGCTTGAAGACTATTATGGTAGTGAAGATGCTTTCATTGTAAAAAAACTTAGACAGGCTGGAGCTATTATTTTAGGAAAGGCTAATTTATCGGAATTTGCTTATTTTATGAGCTTTGATGACATGCCTTCGGGCTATGGTGGTTATTCTGGTCAGGTTAAAAATCCTTACAGTAAGAATATTGACCCTTTAGGATCTTCAACTGGTTCAGCTGTTTCAGTAGCTTGTAATTTTGTTCCATTTTCTATTGGAACAGAGACCAATGGTTCATTGACTGCGCCTGCCTTAATGAACTCTATTCAAACCATAAAACCTTCCATGGGCTTGGTATCAAGAAGTGGTATTATTCCTATATCTCATCATCAAGATATTGCTGGACCAATGGCAAGAACCGTTGAAGATTTGGCTGAAGTCATGAATGTGATAGTGGATTATGATCAAGAAGATTTAGCGACTCATCAAGTTAAGGATCATGTCTTTGAATTTACTAAGAATTTAAAAGCACCTATTGATGATAAAAAAATTGGTTTTATTAAGTTCACCAATATTTCTTATAGTGAAGAAGAAATAGAAATAGAAAATCATGCAAAACAGATTTTTAGGATTTTGGGGGCTGATGTTTTAGAACTTGAAGTTGAAGCTCAATCTATTGCTAATTTTGATACTTTGATTTATGATTTTAAGGTTGATTTGAATCACTTCTTAAATCTTTATATGAAGGATTATAAAGTTCATTCTTTAAAAGATATTATTGAGTTTAATAGAAAAGACCCTGAAAAAAGAATGAAATATGGTCAATCTATTTTTGAAGCCGCTCAAGCAACTTCAGGCACCTTAAAAGAAAAAGAATATCATGAAAAGTATCAAGAGAATTTAGAGAAGGCTTCATTACTTTGTAAGTTAATGAATGACTATGATTTAGACTGTATCACATCAGTCAAGAGAACTTCATATGCGCCTATTGCAGGACATCCTGTGGTAGCTGTAGTGGCTAAGGCTTTGAAGGATGACAATCCCAAATCATTGTTTTTCAATGGTAGGACTTTTAAAGATGATGTATTATTAAATATTGCTTATCATTATGAAAAAGAAAGTAACAAACGGTTAAGCCCAGATTTAGATCACATACGTTAG
- a CDS encoding gamma carbonic anhydrase family protein — protein MKYLDTIPQLDPSVKNIGGQIVGQVKLEKNVNVWFHASIRGDMCPIHIKEGTNIQDNAVVHTNTNAPTTIGKYVTVGHSAIVHACSVGDYALIGMGSILLDHCEIGDYAMVAAGTVVPPRKKVPPRHLVMGNPMRIVRELTDEEIQANINNSKLYIDLANKYSK, from the coding sequence ATGAAATATTTAGATACAATTCCACAATTAGATCCAAGTGTTAAAAACATAGGGGGTCAAATTGTTGGACAAGTTAAACTAGAAAAAAATGTGAATGTTTGGTTTCATGCCAGTATTCGTGGTGATATGTGTCCAATTCACATAAAAGAAGGCACCAATATCCAAGATAATGCAGTGGTTCATACCAACACCAATGCACCGACGACAATAGGTAAGTATGTCACGGTAGGGCATTCAGCCATTGTTCATGCTTGTAGTGTTGGGGACTATGCTTTGATTGGGATGGGTTCTATTCTTTTAGACCATTGTGAAATTGGTGATTATGCCATGGTCGCAGCTGGCACAGTGGTACCACCAAGAAAAAAAGTTCCTCCAAGACATTTGGTCATGGGTAACCCTATGAGAATTGTTAGGGAGTTGACCGATGAAGAAATTCAAGCCAATATTAATAATTCCAAACTCTATATAGATTTAGCCAATAAATATTCAAAGTGA
- a CDS encoding LTA synthase family protein, producing MKRLFKEKLILLGIFLIFYILIEMMMFTWLKLGFFPKFWLVDLLVMTVFASLSLIFKKHKTSIFYLSFFIFIAGLLALVNNTMNYELNGEIFSVMHLLYADEAANVFVADFLHWDSIVAILAVFLLYGITLAYVSKLFFKPYLRSPFYLIKTFPILVVSLIVLLFTLNVVLPSYREYNDATNVSLFKRSSIKKYGMMGFYVKEIDSLLFSANDDIDINDLKEQLVLEDPNDFDESDLEIPYAGLLEGMNVITIMIESGQSFAVNPVLTPNLYKMTTEGLFFPNHHAENKTVVSETIGILGHYPNDGIMTKFFDYDFSYSMPNVLNRQGYRTVYFHENLSSFYSRTELTPALGFEEGYYHEDFFPDEKIYGWGGDYTLDSRTMERMLDYMFTEDDGEPFYYYWTTLVAHGPYNRNYPSVRGKNNLQKFTELGYFDQIDQAEANGDWVNIMDDSVDPEDPGRMRYYQAAMMDFDVALGILLDALEAEGILDDTLIVLYGDHNLFYHQMHLRINDVQMGEVHYPYIYKTFFSIYNPKLTQAYLANNPEEDTQVDKFISTYDLLPTYYHLLGIPYYINFTLGESIFTDIESIFYSHKITAFLNSDFFTYSENEIYYPENIDLNHNKEANKFLISVDRLAERILWIETWMDATVTRKE from the coding sequence ATGAAAAGATTATTCAAAGAAAAATTAATACTTTTAGGCATTTTTTTGATATTTTATATATTAATAGAAATGATGATGTTCACATGGTTAAAATTAGGATTCTTTCCTAAATTTTGGTTAGTGGATTTATTGGTGATGACTGTTTTTGCATCCCTATCCTTAATTTTTAAGAAGCATAAGACTAGTATATTCTATTTATCATTTTTTATATTTATTGCTGGTTTATTAGCCTTGGTTAACAATACCATGAATTATGAGTTGAATGGAGAAATATTCTCAGTGATGCATTTATTATACGCTGATGAGGCAGCAAATGTATTTGTGGCTGATTTCTTACATTGGGATTCAATTGTTGCTATTCTAGCTGTTTTTTTGCTTTATGGAATTACTTTAGCCTATGTAAGTAAGTTATTCTTTAAACCTTATTTAAGAAGTCCTTTTTATTTAATTAAAACCTTTCCTATACTTGTTGTTTCTCTTATTGTATTGTTATTTACCCTCAATGTAGTTCTACCTTCTTATAGGGAATACAACGATGCTACCAACGTTTCATTATTTAAAAGAAGTTCAATAAAGAAATATGGTATGATGGGTTTTTATGTTAAAGAAATAGATTCTTTGTTGTTTTCAGCTAATGATGATATCGATATAAATGACTTAAAAGAACAATTGGTTTTAGAAGATCCCAATGATTTTGATGAATCTGATTTAGAAATTCCTTATGCAGGGCTGTTAGAAGGAATGAATGTCATTACGATTATGATTGAAAGCGGACAAAGTTTTGCGGTTAACCCGGTTTTAACCCCTAATCTATACAAAATGACAACTGAAGGTTTGTTTTTCCCTAATCACCATGCGGAAAATAAAACTGTGGTTTCAGAAACCATTGGTATTTTAGGTCATTATCCTAACGATGGTATCATGACTAAGTTCTTTGATTATGATTTTTCATATTCAATGCCTAATGTTTTAAATAGACAAGGTTATCGTACGGTTTATTTTCATGAAAATTTATCAAGCTTTTATAGTCGAACTGAACTTACACCAGCTTTAGGTTTTGAAGAAGGTTATTATCATGAAGATTTTTTCCCTGATGAAAAAATATATGGTTGGGGCGGAGACTATACTTTGGATTCTCGAACCATGGAACGCATGTTAGATTATATGTTTACTGAAGATGATGGAGAGCCTTTTTATTATTATTGGACCACTTTAGTAGCCCATGGTCCTTACAATAGAAATTATCCGTCAGTTAGAGGAAAAAACAATCTACAAAAGTTTACTGAATTAGGATATTTTGATCAAATTGATCAAGCAGAAGCAAATGGCGATTGGGTCAATATTATGGATGATTCTGTGGATCCAGAGGATCCAGGTAGAATGCGTTATTATCAAGCAGCCATGATGGACTTTGATGTAGCTTTAGGTATTTTATTGGATGCTTTAGAAGCTGAAGGTATATTAGATGATACACTTATTGTTTTGTATGGAGACCATAATTTGTTTTACCATCAAATGCATTTAAGAATTAATGATGTTCAAATGGGTGAGGTTCATTATCCTTATATCTATAAAACTTTTTTCTCGATTTATAATCCTAAATTAACTCAAGCTTATTTAGCTAATAATCCTGAAGAAGATACTCAAGTGGATAAATTCATTTCTACTTATGATCTTTTACCTACTTATTATCATTTATTAGGAATTCCTTATTATATAAACTTTACTTTAGGAGAATCTATTTTCACAGACATAGAATCTATTTTCTATTCTCATAAGATTACTGCCTTTTTAAATTCTGACTTTTTCACCTATAGTGAAAACGAAATATACTATCCAGAAAATATAGATTTAAATCACAATAAAGAAGCTAATAAGTTCTTAATTAGTGTTGATCGATTGGCAGAAAGAATATTGTGGATTGAGACTTGGATGGACGCTACAGTGACTAGAAAAGAGTAA